The genomic interval GCGCGCCCGGCCTGCTGACCCCGCGGCTGTGCCCTGAAGGGAGCGGCCCGACGCCGGGGAGCGGCTCCTCCTCGGACGTTCGCGCTCACGCTGACGCGGCGATGCCGACCGGGCACCCGACGCCGGTGCCGCCGAGCCCGCAGTACCCGGACGGATCTTTCGCGAGGTACTGCTGGTGGTACTCCTCCGCGTAGTAGAACTCCGGCGCCTCGACGATCTCGGTGGTGATGGGCCCGTACCCTGCCTGGCGGAGCGCCCGCTGGTAGGCGTCGCGTGAGGCCTCGGCGAGTCGGCGCTGCTCGGGCGTGTGGATGTAGATTCCCGAGCGGTACTGCGTGCCGACGTCGTTGCCCTGGCGCATGCCCTGCGTGGGATCGTGGCTCTCCCAGAAGCGGCGGAGCAGCGCCTCGTAGCTGGCCGCCTGCGGATCGAACACCACCCGCACCACCTCATTGTGGCCGGTGAGGCCCGAGCACACCTCCTCGTACGTCGGGTTGGGCGTCACGCCTCCCGCGTAGCCGACGGCGGTCGTCCACACCCCGGGGATCTGCCAGAAGACGCGTTCGGCGCCCCAGAAGCACCCGAGTCCGAACAGGGCCGACTCGAGGCCCTCGGGGAACGGCGGCCGGAGCCTCCGGCCATGGACGAAGTGCCGGTCGGACAGGGGCATCGGCTCCGCGCGCCCGGCCAGCGCCTGCTCTCGCGTCGGCATCACGATCGTCTTCTTCCACGCTCCCAGCATGGTGCCCCCCTCCTCCCCGGGTAGACACAGCGTACCCCCCAGGGCAAGCGCGGCCGACTGGAGGCGTCTTCGGGTACCATGGATGGCGGAGGTGACGTCATGAGGATCTGGCTGGCCGCCCTCCTGCTCGCGGGCTGCGCCATGGCGCCGGCGGGTCCGACGCCCGCACCCTCCCGCCCGCCCGAGCTGATCGCGCTTCGCCACTTCTTCGCGAGCCGCGAGGTCAACTGGGGCTATCGCGTGTCCCCTGACGGGACGCGTCTCGGCTGGCTCGCCTCCCACGGGGGCCGCAGCACCGTGCACTTCCGCACGATCGGGGCGGACGACGCTCGCCCGATCGACACGCACTCGCGGCGCACCGTCTTCTCCTTCACGTGGGCGGCCGACAGCCGCCGCATCCTGTACCTGCACGACCAGGGCGGGGACGAGAACACCCACGTCTACCTGGCGTCCATCGATCGCCCGGATGACCCGCCCGTCGATCTCACGCCAGCGCCGGGCAGCCGGGCCTGGGTTCACCGCGTGAGCCGGAGGGATCCGGCCCACGTCGTCATCGCCTGGAACAGGCGGGACCGGGCGGTCTTCGACCTGTACCGGGTGCACCTCGACACGCGCCAGCCGGCGCTGATCGCCGAGAACCCCGGCGACGTCCTCGACTGGCTCACCGACGCGGACAGCCGCCCTCGCGCGCGGGTCCGCCGGATCGGCGCCGAGGCGCGCGCGCTCGAGGTCCTGCGCGAGGGCGGCTGGGTCGAGCTCCAGCGCCTGGACCTCGAGGAGTTCAACCTCCGGATGCTCGACGTCACGCCGGACGACCGCGGGCTCTGGCTCCTGTCCAGCCGTGGGCGCGACCGCCTCTCGCTCGTCCGCGTCGATCTCACGACCGGGGCGGAGTCGCTCGTCCACGAAGACCCCCGGCTCGACCTCGAGTGGGCGATCATGAGCGCGCGGACGCGGACCCCCCTCGCCGTCGTGACGTACCCGGGCCGCCAGGCGATCCACTTCTTCGACCCGTCGTTGCAGGCGGATCTCGAGCCCCTCCGGCGCGGGATCCCGACGGGCTTCCACATGCTCAGCTTCGATGATGCCGAGCGCTTCGTGACCGTCGAGGTCTTCACCGAGAAAGGCTTCGAGAACTATCTCGTGGACCGGCAGACGAAGGCGCGCACCCTTCTCGGCCGCTCGCAGATGGTCCAGTTCGCGGAGGCCCTCGCCACGACCGAGCCGATCGGGCTCCCCACCCGCGACGGCCTGTCCCTGCACGGCTACCTCACGCGCCCCCCCGGCTTCGCGGGCCCGGGCCCGGTGGTGCTGCTCGTCCACGGCGGCCACTGGGCCCGCGATTACTGGGGCTACAGCAGCCTCGTCCAGTTCCTCGCCAACCGCGGCTACGCGGTGCTCCAGGTGAACTACCGGGGCTCGACCGGGTACGGCCGGGCGTTCCGCGAGCTCGCGGTCGGCGAGTACGCCGGCAAGATGCACGATGACCTGATCGACGCGGTGCGGTGGGCGGTCGGCACGGGCGTCGCCGACCCCGCGCGGGTGGCGATTTACGGCGGCAGCTACGGCGGCTACGCGAGCCTCGTGGGCATGACCTTCACGCCGCAGCAGTTCGCCTGCGGCGTCGCGATCGTGGGCATCTCGAATCTGGTGACCTTCTACGAGACGGTGCCGCCGTACTGGCAACTCGGGGTCATGCCGCTCTTTCACAAGTACGTGGGCGATCCCGGCCGTCCCGAGGACCGGCGACGCCTGGAGGCGAAGTCACCGCTCTTCAGGGCGCACCAGGCCGAGCGGCCCCTGCTCATCATCCACGGCGCCCGGGACGTCCGCGTCAACGTCCGCGAGTCCGAGCAGATGGTCGCCGCGCTCCAGCAGGCCGGCAAGGAGGTGCGCTTCGTCGTCTTCCCCGACGAAGGCCACAGCCGCAGCTACGGCAACTGGCGGAACGCGATCCGGCACTACACGGAGGTCGAGGACTTCCTCGCCCGCTGCCTCGGCGGGCGGAGAACGCCGTGAGGGTCGCACTCGGACACTCTCGCCTTCCCTGGGCTCTTGCCGCGCAGCCGGAACGGCGGCATGCTACCGGGGGCATGGCCGACCCCGGGGCGAGAACGCCGGTCACGGACAGGCTCGAGCGGTGGCTGCGCGAGTCCGGGGTGGACTTCGCCATCTTCGAGCACGCGCCGGTGCACACCAGCGAGGAGGCCTCCCGCGCCCGGGGCACGCCGCTCGAGGAGGGCGCCAAGGCGCTCGTGGTGCGCGCGGACGATCGCTACGTGCAGGTCGTCCTGCCCGCGCACCTCAAGGCCGACAATGCGCAGCTCCGCATCATCCTCGGCACCCGAAAGCTCCGCTTCGCGACGCCGGAGGAGCTCTCCGCCCTGACCGGCTGCGCCCCCGGCGCGGTGCCGCCCTTCGGCAACCTGTTCGGCCTGCCCGTGCTCGTCGACGAGGCGCTCTGCCGGAACGAGCGGGTGGCGTTCAACGCGGGAAGCAACTCCGTCTCGATCACCATGCGCCGTGAGGACCTCGTGCGGATCTCCGGCGCCACCGTGTGCCGGTTCGCGCGACCCAGCACCTAGGCAGGCTGCTGAAAGAGGCCCATCTGCGGAGGTACGGCGCCCTCGGCCGCACGCTCAACGTACAGCGAGTACGCCTCGCGTGCGACCGTCGGGCGCCGCCTCGCATCTGAACCTCTTTGAGCCGCCTGCAGGGTTTTCCCGCAATAGCGAAGCGGCCATGACCGGGAAGGAGACGGGGCCATGAAGGTGGCGACCTGGCGGGGCGGCGACCGCTTCACGATCGACGGGGTGCCCGATCCCGCGCCGGGGGCGAGGCAGGTGGTCGTCGATGTCGAGGCCGCCGGCATCTGCGGCACCGACGTCCATACCGTCCAGGGCCTCTTCGCTCGCCCGGCGCCCTTCGTCCTCGGCCACGAGTACAGCGGCGTGGTACGAGAGACGGGCCGGGGCGTGAACCCCCGCCTCGTCGGGCGCCGGGTGGCCTGCGAGCCCTCGTACGGGTGCGGCCGGTGCGATCCGTGCCGCCTCGGGCGCATCAGCCAGTGCGCACAGTGCGTCCGTGTCGGCGGCTTCGCCGAGCGCGCCCTGCTGCCCGCCGGCTGCGTCCACCCGCTGCCCCGAGGGCTCGACCCCGTCACTGCCGCAATGGCCGAGCCGGCCGCCTGCTGTCTGGCCGGCCTCGAGGCGTTCCGCATGCCGCCCGAGGCCACCGTGCTCGTCATCGGAGGAGGCCTCATGGGGCTCCTCACCATGGTGCTGGCCCGACGGCGCGGGGCGCGGCGCCTCGTCCTCTCCGACCCCGTCGAGGAGCGCCGCCGGGTGGCCCGGCGGCTCGGGGCTCACGCCGTCGTGGACCCCGCGAGGGAGGACCTGCGCGACCGGCTGATGGCACTGACGCGCGGGCGCGGCGCGGACGTCGTCTGCGAGGCCGTCGGCAGGCCGGAGCTCGTGGCCCAATCGGTGGCCCTGACCAGATTCGCCGGCATCGTGAACCTGGTGGGCGTGAGCCCCCGGGAAAGTCGCCTCCCGCTGGATCTCTTCGACGCCCAGTACCGTGAGATCAGGATCGGCGGCGTGTTCGGCCGCGGCACCGCCTTCCGTCGCGCCCTCGCGCTCTTGCCGTCACTGGGCGTCGAGCGGCTCGTGACCGCGCGCTTCCCGCTCGACTGCATCGCCGAGGCCTTCGCCCACGCCGCGGCCGGGAAGGGCATCAAGACCGTCATCACGCCAGCCGGCTCACGCCCCTGACCGCCGAAGTACCGGCCGGGCGCAGGCCGCCTCGACGATCGCCACGTTGGCCGCGGCCTCGTCGCCCGTCGCGCCCACCCCCCGCTGCCCGCGCACCGCGCGCACGAAGTCCGCGACCAGGGCCGCGTACGGCGCCAGCGCTGCCGGTGCCGCGAAAGTCCCTCCCCCGGCGGCGGAGGTCTGGAGCGTGGCCGCCCCGGTGAACGTGTCATCGGCGCGAATCCAGCCGGCGCTGCCGTAGATCTCGACGCGGCTTCCGGGGCTGGCGCTGGCCGCGCTGGTCTCGACGATGCCGATGCCCTGGCCCCCCAGGGCGAGGAGCAGCGCGGCCGTGTCCTCGGTCTCCACCGCGAAGCGCTGCGCGGCGAGCGCGGCGCCGACCAGGCTGGCCTCGGGCCCGCCCAGCCACAGCATGAGATCGATCAGATGAGAGCCGAGATCGTTGATGACCCAGCCCCCGCTCTCCACCGCCGACCGCCGCCACGACGGCGGGCCGGAGGCGTCCTGGTCGCCATAGTAGGGATAGCGCCAGAAGCGGTGGATGCGAAAGAGGCCGATGTCGCCGACGGCGCCCGCCCCCAGCAGGTCCCGCAGCCGGAGATGCGCGGGACGGAAGCGATGCTGGTACCCCACCCTCAGCGTCACGCGGGCCTCGTGCGCGGCGCCGATGGCGACCGCGGCGTCCCGGTCGGTCGTGGCCAGCGGCTTCTCGGCGAGGATGTGCTTGCCGGCCGCCGCGCAGCGGGCGATGTGGGTGGCGTGCAGGAAGTTGGGCGAGCAGATCCAGACGGCGTCGACCTCCGGGTCGCCGAGCATGTCATCCAGGGAGCCGTACACGCGGGGCAGCTCGTGGCGGGCCGCGAACTCGGCGCTGCGCTCCGGACGGCTCCCCACCGCACCGAGCACGACCGTGTCCGGGCTCTGCCGGAGAGCCGGCGCCGCGACGCGGCTGGCGTGGCCGGACGTTCCGACGAGCCCGAAGCGCAACTCTTTCTCTCCCCTCATGCCCACCTCGAGCCAGCCACCGTCGAATCGGGCGCAGGCCGGATATCCTCGGCGACTGCCCGCGTGATGCGCGGCATCCCGCCTGCCGCGGGGCCGATCACACCGCACTTGCCGGGCGCCATACTGCGCGGGCGGCCGGGGGCTGTCAAGAGAGGTGGACGGAAGAGGTCGCCGCGGTCTTCGGGGGCAACGTCCGCCGCGTGTTCCAGGCAAGCGTGGGCTGAGGCTGCGGGGCGCTCAGTACAGCCCGGTGCGGTAGCCGTCCTGGAGGCGCCGATCGAGGGCTTCGACCGTCGTGTCCGCAGGCTGCGCGTGATCCATGAACACCTGGGCGGCCGAGGGCAGGTCGGAGCGATCCGGCCAGCGCCCGGGCTCCCAGAGGCCGGAGCGCTTGAAGGCCTTGGCGCAGTGGAGGAAGCACTCCTCGACCTCGACGACGACGGCGAG from Candidatus Rokuibacteriota bacterium carries:
- a CDS encoding Gfo/Idh/MocA family oxidoreductase, translating into MRGEKELRFGLVGTSGHASRVAAPALRQSPDTVVLGAVGSRPERSAEFAARHELPRVYGSLDDMLGDPEVDAVWICSPNFLHATHIARCAAAGKHILAEKPLATTDRDAAVAIGAAHEARVTLRVGYQHRFRPAHLRLRDLLGAGAVGDIGLFRIHRFWRYPYYGDQDASGPPSWRRSAVESGGWVINDLGSHLIDLMLWLGGPEASLVGAALAAQRFAVETEDTAALLLALGGQGIGIVETSAASASPGSRVEIYGSAGWIRADDTFTGAATLQTSAAGGGTFAAPAALAPYAALVADFVRAVRGQRGVGATGDEAAANVAIVEAACARPVLRRSGA
- the msrA gene encoding peptide-methionine (S)-S-oxide reductase MsrA, with protein sequence MLGAWKKTIVMPTREQALAGRAEPMPLSDRHFVHGRRLRPPFPEGLESALFGLGCFWGAERVFWQIPGVWTTAVGYAGGVTPNPTYEEVCSGLTGHNEVVRVVFDPQAASYEALLRRFWESHDPTQGMRQGNDVGTQYRSGIYIHTPEQRRLAEASRDAYQRALRQAGYGPITTEIVEAPEFYYAEEYHQQYLAKDPSGYCGLGGTGVGCPVGIAASA
- a CDS encoding alcohol dehydrogenase catalytic domain-containing protein, whose translation is MKVATWRGGDRFTIDGVPDPAPGARQVVVDVEAAGICGTDVHTVQGLFARPAPFVLGHEYSGVVRETGRGVNPRLVGRRVACEPSYGCGRCDPCRLGRISQCAQCVRVGGFAERALLPAGCVHPLPRGLDPVTAAMAEPAACCLAGLEAFRMPPEATVLVIGGGLMGLLTMVLARRRGARRLVLSDPVEERRRVARRLGAHAVVDPAREDLRDRLMALTRGRGADVVCEAVGRPELVAQSVALTRFAGIVNLVGVSPRESRLPLDLFDAQYREIRIGGVFGRGTAFRRALALLPSLGVERLVTARFPLDCIAEAFAHAAAGKGIKTVITPAGSRP
- a CDS encoding S9 family peptidase; its protein translation is MRIWLAALLLAGCAMAPAGPTPAPSRPPELIALRHFFASREVNWGYRVSPDGTRLGWLASHGGRSTVHFRTIGADDARPIDTHSRRTVFSFTWAADSRRILYLHDQGGDENTHVYLASIDRPDDPPVDLTPAPGSRAWVHRVSRRDPAHVVIAWNRRDRAVFDLYRVHLDTRQPALIAENPGDVLDWLTDADSRPRARVRRIGAEARALEVLREGGWVELQRLDLEEFNLRMLDVTPDDRGLWLLSSRGRDRLSLVRVDLTTGAESLVHEDPRLDLEWAIMSARTRTPLAVVTYPGRQAIHFFDPSLQADLEPLRRGIPTGFHMLSFDDAERFVTVEVFTEKGFENYLVDRQTKARTLLGRSQMVQFAEALATTEPIGLPTRDGLSLHGYLTRPPGFAGPGPVVLLVHGGHWARDYWGYSSLVQFLANRGYAVLQVNYRGSTGYGRAFRELAVGEYAGKMHDDLIDAVRWAVGTGVADPARVAIYGGSYGGYASLVGMTFTPQQFACGVAIVGISNLVTFYETVPPYWQLGVMPLFHKYVGDPGRPEDRRRLEAKSPLFRAHQAERPLLIIHGARDVRVNVRESEQMVAALQQAGKEVRFVVFPDEGHSRSYGNWRNAIRHYTEVEDFLARCLGGRRTP